The Epinephelus lanceolatus isolate andai-2023 chromosome 21, ASM4190304v1, whole genome shotgun sequence genome has a segment encoding these proteins:
- the LOC117246928 gene encoding somatostatin receptor type 2 gives MRCGRMDASFLSDIDYNHTYVDEHFFLEDNIDGFGITMAMLYLVVCILGLAGNILVVVVILKLDKMSSSTTVYIFNLALADGLFMVGLPFIATQNFQNEWMFGDIVCKVVMVLDGINQFTSVFCLTAMSIDRYMALADPLRFARWRTPRWAKIISAFLWLFSLLTILPMALHFSADQGLCIPDLASDTWWLGVLSYTFVMGFALPFTVMMVAYAALLYTLWSQRFQGQTRNHESHRLERQITKMVIAVVVVFGICWLPFYTFNFCSLYQNGPILTFARAFEFVVLLSYSWSCANPILYACLSDTFRKHFRTLLCPAAKSSPSMLCNTERYDLNDTGVQDVTILA, from the coding sequence ATGCGCTGCGGCAGGATGGATGCCTCATTCTTATCAGATATAGACTACAATCACACCTATGTGGATGAGCATTTTTTCTTGGAGGACAATATTGACGGCTTCGGCATCACCATGGCTATGCTCTACTTGGTGGTTTGCATCCTGGGACTTGCTGGGAACATCCTCGTTGTCGTTGTCATTTTGAAATTGGACAAGATGTCATCTTCCACAACAGTGTACATTTTCAACCTGGCGCTAGCCGACGGACTCTTCATGGTCGGTCTTCCCTTCATTGCGACCCAGAACTTCCAGAATGAATGGATGTTTGGTGACATAGTGTGCAAAGTGGTCATGGTGCTGGACGGCATCAACCAGTTCACCAGCGTCTTCTGTCTGACGGCAATGAGCATCGACCGCTACATGGCACTGGCTGACCCGCTGCGGTTTGCTCGTTGGAGAACGCCTCGCTGGGCCAAAATCATCTCGGCGTTCCTGTGGCTGTTCTCCCTCCTCACCATCCTCCCCATGGCGCTTCACTTCTCAGCTGATCAAGGCCTGTGCATACCAGACCTTGCATCAGACACCTGGTGGCTCGGCGTCTTGTCTTACACCTTCGTCATGGGGTTTGCTTTGCCGTTCACAGTCATGATGGTCGCCTATGCGGCGCTGCTGTACACCCTTTGGTCCCAACGGTTCCAAGGGCAGACGCGGAACCACGAGAGCCACCGGCTGGAGAGACAGATCACCAAAATGGTCATCGCAGTGGTGGTGGTATTCGGGATCTGCTGGCTGCCATTTTACACCTTCAACTTCTGCTCCCTGTATCAAAATGGCCCGATCCTGACTTTCGCCAGAGCTTTTGAGTTTGTGGTCCTGCTGTCGTACTCGTGGAGCTGCGCTAACCCCATCCTCTACGCTTGCCTCTCCGACACCTTCAGGAAGCACTTCCGCACACTCCTCTGTCCTGCTGCCAAGTCATCTCCCAGCATGCTGTGCAACACTGAACGGTATGACTTAAATGACACAGGTGTGCAGGATGTGACAATTCTAGCATAG